One Castanea sativa cultivar Marrone di Chiusa Pesio chromosome 4, ASM4071231v1 DNA window includes the following coding sequences:
- the LOC142630580 gene encoding uncharacterized protein LOC142630580, producing MLLSRIFGRTLFAAAKSETSNATAAAASVARNPLQEFFEADRNIDDDKPVVYGRSWKASELRLKSWDDLNKLWYVLLKEKNMLMTQRQMLHSQNLRFPNPERIPKVRKSMCRIKQVLTERAIEEPDARRSAEMKRMINAL from the exons ATGCTATTGTCAAGAATTTTTGGGAGAACACTGTTTGCAGCTGCTAAATCAGAAACATCTAATGCAACAGCTGCAGCTGCTTCTGTAGCAAGGAACCCCCTGCAAGAGTTCTTTGAGGCTGATAGGAATATAGATGATGACAAACCTGTTGTCTACG GTCGTAGTTGGAAGGCTTCTGAACTGCGACTGAAGTCTTGGGATGATCTTAATAAGCTATGGTATGTCTTGTTAAAGGAGAAAAATATGCTGATGACTCAAAGACAGATGCTTCATTCACAGAATCTACGGTTTCCTAACCCAGAGCGCATTCCCAAG GTGAGGAAGTCAATGTGTCGTATCAAGCAAGTACTCACTGAAAGAGCGATTGAAGAACCTGATGCCAGAAGGTCGGCTGAGATGAAGAGGATGATAAATGCTCTGTGA